A region from the Vulpes lagopus strain Blue_001 chromosome 5, ASM1834538v1, whole genome shotgun sequence genome encodes:
- the TSPO gene encoding translocator protein, producing MAPPWVPAVGFTLVPSLGGFLGSYYVRGEGLRWYASLQKPSWHPPRWTLGPIWGTLYSAMGYGSYMVWKELGGFSEEAVVPLGLYAGQLALNWAWPPLFFGTRQMGWALVDLLLTGGLAGATAVAWCRVSPPAARLLYPYLAWLAFAAALNYCVWRDNQGWRGGRRLTD from the exons ATGGCCCCGCCTTGGGTGCCCGCCGTGGGCTTCACCCTGGTGCCCAGCCTGGGGGGCTTCCTGGGCTCGTACTATGTCCGCGGGGAGGGCCTCCGCTGGTATGCCAGCCTGCAGAAGCCCTCGTGGCACCCGCCGCGCTGGACGCTGGGCCCCATCTGGGGCACCCTGTACTCGGCCATGGG GTATGGCTCCTACATGGTCTGGAAAGAGCTGGGGGGCTTCTCGGAGGAGGCTGTGGTTCCCCTGGGACTCTATGCCGGGCAGCTGGCCTTGAACTGGGCTTGGCCTCCCCTCTTCTTTGGCACCCGACAAATGGGTTGG GCCCTGGTGGACCTCCTGCTGACGGGTGGGCTGGCAGGAGCCACGGCCGTGGCCTGGTGCAGGGTGAGCCCTCCGGCCGCCCGCCTGCTGTACCCGTACCTGGCCTGGCTGGCCTTCGCGGCCGCACTCAACTACTGTGTCTGGCGGGACAACCAGGGCTGGCGTGGTGGCCGTCGGCTCACAGACTGA